TCTTGATTTTCAACCTCATCTATTACTTTCCCTAACTGTGCTAAAAAGAACTTATCAACCAATTTCAAAACCGCTAAATCAGATTCAAAAAAATCATTAACCGTTTTTTCTTTCCAATTTTCAATGGTGAGGGAATCAAACGGGCTATCTTCCTGCTGAAATGCCTCTTCTGGAATCTCTTCATCGATTCCCATCATTGTTGGTTCTTCTACTGCCTGCGGTGTCTCTATTTGGGAAGAAGCTTCTTGTTCTTGTACTTGTTCTGGTTCTGATGTTTTTTTCTCAATTTGTTTTGCTTTTCTCTCTCCTAGAAAATCTACAATAAGTGATTTTGGATTTACATCATCATGTAGAGAATCAATATCTATATCTAAAATAGATTTATCTGTATCGAACTCTACTCCTAAGTACTCCCATCTGTATTTTAAGGCTGTTTCCCCCGTATTATAAATCGGGCGAGGTCTGATCCGTTTTCTGTTATTATCCTGACGTTTTATGACACGAATAACGGCACTTTCTCCTTCTTTAAAATTCATAAGTTCATTTGATGTTAACAGTGGTCGTTGATCTAGACTTTCCGTTTTATTTTTATCAGTAGAAAGACCTTTTCCGCTTCGGGAAGGTAGGTTAATCGTCTGATTCCCTAGTTTTTTGGAAACTATTTCAGCGGTTTCTTGATCGTTCGTTAGAATGTAGATGGTATTCCCACAGTTTCCATCAATCGTATCTGCATCCTCACCATACTTATTTTTCAATTGTGCATATGCCTGGATTACAAGGTTAAAGCGAACATTTCTACCAAGACAGACCGTAATAATATTCGCCATTCCTTCGATACTCGGCATGTTGCCAAACTCATCTAAGATAAAAACCACCTCACGGTGACATTTCCCACCACGGGCAAGGGATGCACCTTTGGCTAATATAAAATAGAGTTGTCTTACAAATATAGAAGCTATCACATGATTGGAAGAATCAAAGTCTGGTGTAATCATAAAAATAGCCACTGGTTTATCGAAATAATCCACTGTTATTACTTGTATATCTTCATTGTCTTCTATTACTTTAAATTCTGTATGCCCCGTTTTTTCATCTATTTTTGTAATAGAAATAGATGTTTTCGTTTGAGGATTTACCTTTTCAATACATTGAATGGTATCTCCAACTTGTATTACTTGTTTAAAATCTAATGCAAAACGTCCTGTAATATCTGCTTTAATAGACTCCTTTGAGCCATCTGGAAATACAATTTCCACTCGTTTTCTAGGTGTTACTTTTCCTTTTATCGTTTTTCCAAAACCGACACGTTTTAAATCCACACTATTCTTTGCTGTCATTTTAGCGATTTCATCAAATGTAAAAATAGAAAGTCCGTTCATGGTTTGGGTGAAAATCCCGCCTCGTGTCGTTCCTTTTGAGAAGTTTGAGGTTGCATATTGCATTTTCGCAACACTATCCGTTGGTAAGCCTTCAAAGTAAAAATCTAATGCATTTTGTGGATCAGCTTTCGGATCTACGATTATCTCTTTTGAACCAAGTTCTGATAACATATTTGCAACTGCATACATTGTAATTTTTTCTTCTGCACCTTCCGCAATACATTTATCTGTAACGGCTAATATCATGGCATTACACAAGCTCATAGCGCACTGTTGCCAAAAAGGATCTTTTACAGTTGGGTTGTAATACAAAGTGTGTGAGAGTGTCTTACATAATGCCTGTGCCGTTGAATAATCTCCATCTTTATAGGCATCTTTGACAAGCTGCAATAAGTTATAACTCATAGAATCAAGTGGGGTTAACAGGTTCAAAACTTCAATGTGATAGCCTCGTTCTTCCAGCGTTTCTTTCGATGCACTGAAGAGCTATTGGAATAGGTAACCCTTTGAAGTAATCTCTAGGTTTTCCCCTCCACCACACCGTACGTGACAGTTTCCCATCATACGGCGTTCCATCGATAAATTTTCATATAATATATAGTATTTTTACTGAATAATGTCTAAATTAGCCATAAATCTTAGTCTATTAAGCTTTTTAATTTGTTTCGAATCCAAATTAAAGTCATTAAGATAAGTAGCAATTGTTTCTTCATTTATAGCGTGGATCAATTTATGAATATCTTTATGAACAAGACATAAATTATGATATTCATCAGTACCACCTTGTTTTCTAGGTAGTTTATGATGACAATGTACATCATTTGGATGAAGGATTTCACCAGTCACATAGCATTTTCCATTAGTAGCAACGTATAGTGTTAGTCTGTTATCTACAAATTCAACATTGTCTTTAGTATATCGGGCTTTGTTAACCATATACTGTACATATTCATTTGGAACAATTTTAGGCTTGGATGTTTCTAACTTAGCACGCCCACCTTTTGTATAAGGTGTAATATCCTGCTGAAAATTCATTGGATTTCTATGATGAACAGCGTTGATTATGTGGAGTGGAACTCCAGCAACTACTGATATTTTTGTTTGTTGCTTCAAGCCAACATTTCGTTGTTTGTATATTGTGTTCTGTTCCTTATACGTTTGAATAGTACGTCTTTCCCTTAACCTAACTTTCATGGTGCGGGATAAGGATAACCCAACTTTATCTAAGTCAATGTATACATGCGTTGCATATCGATAATAGTTTTTGATACCCATTACCATTGTGTTGTAATTCATAGATGATTTACTACTATATGAACTGTGTTGTATTTTCTTTACACCATCTCTTAGTTTTTCTTGAATTCTCTTACGAGATTTTTCGGAGATATTTGTTTGAGCAACATATCCGTTTTTCGTACTCCCTTTAGGTATAGCTTTAATACTAAAACCTAGGAAATCCGCATGCTTTTGTTTCAAGTTCGTAATGCTAGATTTGTTTGTATTAACCTCTAACCTCAATCTTTTATCGAGAAATTCAACTACAGCGTGATAAAATCTAACAGCGTGATTGTATGACCGACACATGATTTTAAAATCATCAGCATATCTGACCATATAACCACTTTTTAAGTTAGTTCGTTTAGCAGTACCATTATGGAAGCTGTGAATATTTTTACTTTTAATAGGGAAGCTTTCCCATTGAGATTCAACCCAACGATCTAACTCGGTCAGGTAAATATTCGCTAATAATGGGGATAGTACACCACCTTGTGGAAGTCCTTTATCCATAACTCCTACACCGACTACTTCTGTTCTTAACATGCAATTGATTATTGATAGTAATCTTTTATCACGAATGCCAAAGCTCCAAAGTGATTTACTCAATTTCGCATGATTCACATTATCGAAGAACCCTTTAATATCAACGTCAACACAGTAGTACATTTTCCCACGATTGATTAAGCTAACCGTACGGCTTAATGCGTGCATAGCGTTTCTATTAGGTCGGAAACCATAACTATGTTTATAGAACTTGGCTTCACATATGGGTTCTAATACCTGTAAGATACATTGCTGAATGACCCTATCTTCAAGTGTTCCAATACCCAATGGCCTTGTTGAGCCATCTTGTTTTGGGATTAGTACACGTCTTGTTTTATCCGGTTTAAACCAAGATAAACGTTTTTGAATTTTAGCTACAAATTCAGATACATTTGTTACTTTAACATCTTCAATGTTTAAACCATCCACACCCTCTGTATGAGCGCCATTGTTACTTTTAATTTGATGATAGGCTAGTAGAATATTACTTTCTTTCGTGATTATATCCATCAACTTATAGAAATTATCACCATTTTTACTATTAGCATGAAGTTCATCAAACGTGGATGTTAAACCATATCGCTTAATATTTTTAATTTTTTCAGTCATACTGTTTTTACTCCCCCACTATAAGTGTTTTAGTAACTTTATTATTCTTAATCGAATCAGTATATTAAATATCTACATATAAAATCTTTTTATCGACTTGAGGTCTTCCCTCCACTACTTATTATCATAGTTTCACAAGTACTACACCTCTACTGCCACGACATTTAATGTATGTTATGAATTTCATACAAACGGGTCATAGTGACCATTCACTCACCGTATATCGCTTCCCACGTTCCGATTAACCTATCATAGTGTTTTACTTAGATGTCTCCTATAAGCCCGTTACCTTGAATACGCCTATAACGTATTATGGACTTTCATAAAGGACGCGTCTTACTCATCCACAGTAACCGTCAAAACATTGACGCTTGATACTTTCGTTATCAAGTCCCATATAGACCCGTACAATTCGGAGAT
This Bacillus thuringiensis DNA region includes the following protein-coding sequences:
- the ltrA gene encoding group II intron reverse transcriptase/maturase, whose product is MTEKIKNIKRYGLTSTFDELHANSKNGDNFYKLMDIITKESNILLAYHQIKSNNGAHTEGVDGLNIEDVKVTNVSEFVAKIQKRLSWFKPDKTRRVLIPKQDGSTRPLGIGTLEDRVIQQCILQVLEPICEAKFYKHSYGFRPNRNAMHALSRTVSLINRGKMYYCVDVDIKGFFDNVNHAKLSKSLWSFGIRDKRLLSIINCMLRTEVVGVGVMDKGLPQGGVLSPLLANIYLTELDRWVESQWESFPIKSKNIHSFHNGTAKRTNLKSGYMVRYADDFKIMCRSYNHAVRFYHAVVEFLDKRLRLEVNTNKSSITNLKQKHADFLGFSIKAIPKGSTKNGYVAQTNISEKSRKRIQEKLRDGVKKIQHSSYSSKSSMNYNTMVMGIKNYYRYATHVYIDLDKVGLSLSRTMKVRLRERRTIQTYKEQNTIYKQRNVGLKQQTKISVVAGVPLHIINAVHHRNPMNFQQDITPYTKGGRAKLETSKPKIVPNEYVQYMVNKARYTKDNVEFVDNRLTLYVATNGKCYVTGEILHPNDVHCHHKLPRKQGGTDEYHNLCLVHKDIHKLIHAINEETIATYLNDFNLDSKQIKKLNRLRFMANLDIIQ